AGCTGGATTCGATCACAGGCATTCCGCTTCGGCCGGCCCCGTTTGTGCTCGACCGGGAACGCACGCCAGACGCCCGCCACGCCCGGCAAGCCCGACCCGAGGTCATGACTGCAGGGACGGAACTCCACGACGTCGGCGCGACCGGCCAGCCCGAGACGGAGTGAGCGGAGACGGAGCGCCCGCACGATGAGCACTCCGTCCCGCATCTCTCTCTCAGCCCTGTCACTGCGGTTGTGCATGCGACTGCCTTCAGCAGTGAGGACATTCTCGTCCCAGAGGCCCTCCAGGTGGATGAGCGCCCACTGCCGCTCGCAGAACGCGAGGTGCTGGAGGGCGGAGATGGGCAGGAGATCGTCCTCGTCGTGCATGACCGGCCTCAGAGCATCTTGTGCATGGTGATGCCGGTGGGCAGGTCGCCGCCGTCGATAGTCACGTCGTAGTCGCCGAACGCACGCGCCGGGCGCGTGGCGTCCCTCTTCTCCGCATGGACCCGCGCGAACAGCGAGTGCGCCGGCGCGTTGCCCAGGGCGCTTTCGTGCTCGAAGACGATGAG
The Candidatus Brocadiaceae bacterium genome window above contains:
- the cas4 gene encoding CRISPR-associated protein Cas4, producing the protein MHDEDDLLPISALQHLAFCERQWALIHLEGLWDENVLTAEGSRMHNRSDRAEREMRDGVLIVRALRLRSLRLGLAGRADVVEFRPCSHDLGSGLPGVAGVWRAFPVEHKRGRPKRNACDRIQLCAQALCLEEMLGVPVPEGALFYGARRRRLDVSFDGDIRRQTEELAARLHCLTESGRTPPPHQTKACDNCSLMHICMPKVTGGRSARVYLNAALTEEETPES